tctagCACCGTGGTATTGTTTGCACTGTcggacctcttagaaaccaaaaaagtccaagaggccaagttcagggattgtcattggtgcatttggatccattttgcttctgtctattttgatcaaaaataagcagatattttaaagctgttggtcgtATTTGCCACAGTAAAAATAgcccactttcaaaaataccataatactctttgtttgtcctccaaaattttgcataagcgtTATTTCTATTTTCCCTTGAGACTATTGTAAGTCccaacagaaaataaaaacaatgcttatgtaaaattttggcggacaaacaaagagtattatggtattgtTGAAAGTGACCTTTACGATGTCGTCTCTTTACGCAATTCCacattgcacagaagaacaacagtacataatcttgctatgatcgacaatacttaGAAATTGTAGCTTTCATTGACTGCTGTCCATTTTAGTGAGCAAgattccacttttgtagcggaatttaatttaaatctgaaaatttctgggggCTTGAGCCCCCCTGCCTCTCCCCCTGTTACGGGCCTGAAGATTGAGTcgaatcgaatcgactttctacATGTACTGAATCGACTTCGTTAATGTgtcgaaacgacttcaatttgtatcgaatcTACTAATATCGAAAGTACtttgtatcgaaacgaccgtAAACCGTCTCAAAAAATGTTCAGGTCGTCCGGATAGAACTCAATTCTATCCACGCGATCGAGGTAGTCTCAGTCCTCCGGGTCGTTTGCGATTGTCTGGATagcgtttccatatgatcgtcccGATCATCTGAACATTTTTTGAGACGATCGGGACGATCGTATGCAAACCAGGCTTCACAGTTTTCAGGAAATCGACTACGTGCTCTGTTTGAACTGAACAGACAAACGAAATAGTGGCCTTAGAATGGAAATTAAGGACACTTACAATTTGTCAGAACTGAATGGAACACGCGGATTCTGAAAACTGAGAGAACTGGTTCTGGCTAGAACCTTGTAAGTAGTCCGTAATTTTCGCTAATTTGCGCTGAGAAAACATAGAaatagctgaaaaaaaaaaaacaacagaaatttctcttccaaatcatttaaaaaaaaagtgtgctCCTCTTCTGGCGAGAGAAAGTCGCGAAGAAATGTTGGCGGAATGTTAGAAAGTTTGGTAGCTAAATCCTCTATGCTGTGCACATCAGCTTTCACGTGTATTCCATGCAAGGATCGTCAGTATAATCGCGCGGACCAACCTTGACCTTTTCATTTACACCGATGAGAACCACCTCTTTCGGGTCGGTCAGTTCTAACAAGTGGTCGCGCCTCAAGTCTCCCTCTACTACTTACCAACCACTTCTctattaattattgttgttatattGTTCAAATTTCTCAGCTTTGACATTCACTGGCCACGTTCATTATTCAATTACCTCAATGTGTTCGTTACAATTATGAAGTGGCAGGGGAGAGGGACAGAACTTTCGACCCAATTGACACCTAACCCCTAAAGACCACACCACAGCACcaggaactccgtgccctataATTCAGGGCAAGCTACCACCTGAGGCCTCAGGCCTCaacaacttttcgaaaaaatTCTTGCGGGTCCAAGCAATGCCGCTTTCTGTAGGAATTCCGTTCTTATATACAGACACTCCTATTTGCTGACGGCGCTTTTGCAAGTTCTTCGTCACCATACCCAAAGCCTCAAACACTACGGTCGTTACAGTAACATTTACATGCCATAACCGAGCAACATCCCTTCTTAAATCCTGgtacttttctttctcttcgATGCAGGTATCCCCAAGGTACCGCTATGTCAGTTATATATGACACTGTCCTTGCTGCTTATCTAAAAAATGTCAGGCCTACGATACTCAATGACGTGGTCAATTTGGATGGTCCCACGGCAGCTTTCCGTCATCAGACTCCACAACTCACTATGAGAAGTGTTCATACCATATATTCGCATGGGGCATGTAAGCGCATATCTTGCGTTACGGTTGCGTTACGGTTGACGTTGTTGCACACGCGCGTTGGAGCGATGAGATCATATATCTCACTCGTTGTGAATTGTGCTGAGTTCTCATCGATCGCATTCGCAGCTTcgcttttcgatttttttttctcttcaagcTGTTGTTCACTCCTAAGGCCGGGATAGAGGTATGTTCCCGTTCAATAACCTAGTTGTTATCGCTAGATAGGTTTGTTAACTTCTTGCCTCCCAGGAGAATAGAATAGTTACAATTTCACGGAAGATCAATCTCTGTTATTTATTGCATGTGCAGCGATCTATAGCTAATTGTCAAGAGACTCGATGTTGTTAtacttttcagtttttacgTATTGGATAAATAAAGATTGCTGCAATGCACAGCGATTCCAATTTAGTCCGAAACCTATCGCCGTTACAGGGCAGGTCATTCTCGATCCGTCGAAAGTTCCCAATGGATTATTCCGGCAAGGTTATCATGGCAGCGCTTGTATTCTGTTTATGCCAGCTTGCTGCATTCACAGATGATATGCTTGACAGACTTGGGGTTTTTCCTAGACATTCTGCTCAACGGCGAAACTTCTTGCCTGTCAACTTCAGCCTTAATTAAATTTGTTCTCAATGCTTGATCTTGTGCGGCTGTTATCATCCCACCCGTTTCTTTATTGAGATCTCCTTCCCGCAGCCAGTTCCAGGATGACTTATTCCTAACATCCTCTGTTTGCCCTAAAATTTGGCCATACAGGACTTTACCTCTGCATTTATTTCATCTTTCAATAATTCTTCTGCTCTTTGAATGCCTTAGGGGCCTCACTAAAATTGTCCAGTCGTCTTCGTTCCCCACTGCTATCAACAGCGCCTCAGTAGTTGTGTTAACGCAGTAAGCGAGTCCCCTTCCTATACTCTCACACACTCCTTCACCCCAATTAATCCCCGTCCACCATTTTCCCTGGTTAGGTAGTAGACGATCCGAATCACGGCAAGGACATTCCATAGACAGTCAGTAGTTCCCTTATTTTTCTATCTAACTTTTCCACTTCACTTTTTGGTCCAGTTGATTATTCCAACCCCATAGCGCATAACGGACACTGCTCAAATTTTGATAGCCATCACTGTGTTCTTACCACTCAGTTTGGACTGTAACACCTCCTTATATACTTTCCTTTAAGCTTGACTTTTATCTCATCATTCAAAACACCATCCAAATCGAGAACTTCCAAATATTTATAACCATCTTCCGAGACAGTTTTCAGTCTCTCTCCATCTGAAAGATCTTTCCCTACAAATTCCACAACGTTCCCTCGCTTCATCAGCAGAACCCCACACTTTTTAAGGCCAAATTCCATACCAGTATCGGTACTGAAGACCCAAACAGTGCAGCAGTACTCACAACCTCCCTCTGCATCAGGGAGGGTGCTTTTTTTCCATCATTTCCCATCTGGCTCCTGGTACAACTGATCATTTCGGAACATGCGACTTTGTCTATAATGTTTAATTCGCTGATGGTACCGTGGCACTCTTTCCGCTTTCTCCGTAACTTATTGTCTTAGCGACACTTGCACCTTTCCCTTTCACTCTATGCTTATGTTCAATCTGGCTTAGGCCTCTGACGCGCGTTTCTTGTTGCTTCTCTCTCCTCTCCAACTTACTGATGTCTCCTCTAAGTTGTATTATTTGTCCAACAAGTCTCCTTTTCCAAAAGGGTTCTCCTCTAATTCTACCAGCCTTTCCCGATATCCCTAAGTTATGTGTCAAAACAACTACCGCGGCCTCCTTCACAAACTTAACCTATTCCTTTCAATGCGTTTCAGGGACACTAAGTTACCCTCTCCTCCCTCTTGGAGCACCTTTCTGATGTGTTCAATTATGACCCTCTGCCTCCTTGACCAGCAACATCTGAAACCTGTAAGGGCTCTGCTCCTTCCACTTCTTTCAGGTGATTCTGAACGATTCATTTGCACGGGTTCATTGCCTAGATCTCCACTGGCATCCGCCTCACCGTCGAGGTTAGAAAACTATCTCTTGAACTCTTTCAGTTCCACTATTGTTAACCAGTTGTTGACTATAATTGCACGTGCCTGATCTACCAAGTGCTGCTCTGATACTTTAAACATCCCTCTGTTCTGCCAACTCATGAGCATTCTCTTCCTGTATCCTCTGGTCCCAGGTCTGCTCTCGAAGTACCACTCCATGACTGTTCTATACAAAGCATTGCTCCAGTTTCTTCTTtctcattataattattatgatgcgATTCTGTCCAGTTCTCTGGTGTTTCTTTGAGTCTTTTAGGTCATGTCTCGGCAACTTCCTGCTGCTTAGGGGCACAGCACTTTCCGAATGTGATCGAGAAGTCCCAAGGATGGCTGACAACTGTGCACTTCCAAAAAAGTCAAGCAAATTTAACTTCCCATACCAAACCTCTGCATTCTTCGAAACAGTTCCAAGCTCACCATCACGGTGGGTTGTGCTTCCAATTTCGGGGCTCTGTGGATTCTTTTAACTTCAAACAGTAGTTCTTGATACCTTTCCACCCTCTTCTCTTCAGTAGTCAGGATAGTTTGGTCAGCTGGCATGGCTATGTCGATATTCTTAtataccttattccaaaatggcggccaataaattattctttcgtttgcatgtttattagtcctctttgcctcattttcacttcaaaattcttttgtgttttctacatgctgacgaggcatcaagggctaattaacatgcggacaaaagaataatttattggccgccattttggaataaggtgtattatatcactgttatcattattattacgaCTATTTTTGTTTCATGGCCCAGAATCATTTTCAAAACACGTAGCctgcttctttttgttttgtctggGGCTAGATTCAATCCATGTTGAGAAATCATCAGTAAAACTAATGAATTATGCCACACCGTTATTATACGTATTTGGGCCGCAAGGATCATTCACATGACTTTGCAGTTACCTGAATTTCATCTTTGCCATGAGGGACCCCTATACCTCTTCTGAAAACACTTTCacgcaaaacaaaaatgcatCAAGGAAAATTCGAAAGGCAGGTTCACGTTCACAGAAATAGGCGCGCGCACAAGAAGACTGCCAGGTCACTCACTGGGTCAACAAGCAATGAAAATGACAGTAAAATGTGCATATCGTATCCCCATCACGGCAAAAGAAGGCAACCAGGGTCGTCAGAGAATAATCAACTGGCTAGCTGTAGATTTTGCACTCAGTTTACGAGAGCTAAAACCTCCAAAAGTTGGAAGAATCAGTCCCGCACAAATCGTTGATTCATGAATCACGTGTAGGCAAATGTACATTCCACGGATCTCGAAAATCGAAAACCGAGTTCCCTTGAACTTAAAAGAACATAGCTTCACGAATCACGGAATAATAAAAAGCTTATTCACCCGTCCCCATATGCAATGGTGAATTATTCACTATTCTTCGCTGTCAATCCACTTTGGCAGAGTGCGAAATAAGAGGAAACACCGACGTTACTGTTTTCGATCTGGGCTGAAGCATTCAGATGTGGTTGGATTGTTTTAAGGAAGAAATCGAACTCGACAAGACGTACATAGACATTTTGGCAACCGTTTACTTTGTCTTCTTAGATAAAATTTCGAATTTGCCAGCTTGAAATGTATAGTACCTCTTTACTTTTCTTCTATTGTGTCATGTGTTACATTCCTTAGCGCTGGATTTTAAACATTAATGAATGCAAGTGACGGaatgaatattaatgaattAACTTTCCTACCAGTTTTTCTGGGAAATAGAAACGTGAGAAACGTACAGTTTAATTGGCGCGCACAAGTCACATGATCAAAAGTGATTTCACTGGCCTTGAGTACTAGTACGACAAGATAATATAATGAGAGCGTAGTTTTGTGATTAAACAATCCGTGAGGTAAAAACAGTCAGTGGAACAAGACTGATTCAGTTATGAAGACAGCTTCGTTTTATTTATTCACGGTTGTAATGGCGACATGTCTAATTTGTGTTGAAGATCAAGGCATCGAACGAACATGCAAGTGGACTTGTGACATCAAAAGCAAGGATATCACGCCTGGAGAACTAAGCAAATTGATCTCTCGGGGAAGATTAATAAGGCTCCAATTGGAATACACAGCAGGAATGGACGAAGCGTGTGAGAACGAAACACTGCAAGCTTACGAAAACACTTCGTCGACGACAGTTTGGCTCACGATGTCTAACGGCTCTTCGGGTGCATTAGATCTTCTCAGTCGTGTTGTCTATGAAGAGATGTATTTTTTTCGAATTATATTTTTTGGTTATAAATATATCCATGTTTCATGCACCCTACAGCCGTTAACAAGAGACTATTCCTCACAATCCTCCATTAAAGATCCTCAGTCTGTGGTAGACTTAGTTGTACAGTTTGCTAATAGAGGCAACACGAGTGAAAAGTTCCTCATCTTCATGCGAAGGGGAGAGAATATTCATGTGACCCTCGACGTTTCATCGGGAAACAGCTCTGGGGCTTCGGCCAGACACAGGGAATTGATTGTTAGCGGACAATTAGGGACAAAGTCTTGGCTTGTTGCTTATGTTCTTTCCATCATAGTAATCGTTCTTTACATGAATGTGATGGTCCTTGCATTCCGTCCATCGGAGATCGTGGGAAAAAAGAGCAGCCTTTTGTCTCAGCCAGTGCCAGAGAGTGACTTCGCTGAATCGCATAACCAACCAAGATCCCAAACTCTGGGGAAAAATAATCTATCACATATGCCCACAAATGAAGGCGAGCAAGTAGCGAAACTGCCATCTGAAAACTGCGACTTTACAACACCCAGTGACAAGACCTCACAACACTCTCCAAAACATGGTTCATCCCCGGCGTCTTCGACTACAGGAACTGTTAATGCCAATAACGACAGAAGTAGGTGTGAGGGAAACAATGCTCCGGGAAAAAAGCCTGTTCATAATGACGATGTGGCTGTCCTTGTTGGCACCGATGGACAATCGGGAGACAGTTTTGATCGTGAAGAAAAGCATTTGGTCGAGCCACACAAGTCATCAGgaaacgttcccaaaaaaataCAGGATGAGGTACGCATGATTCTAGTTGGCACAGACCCGATAGGCCTTGGAAGCTGGATCGGAAACTGCTTGTTCATTAGCTCTCCTGAAGGACGCAATGAAAGTAAGTCGCTAGATACGCTGAAAGACATCGCAAGGTATTTTTTGTGGTATTTTTCCCCTGTATTACTTATCTCTGGTTTTGGGGATTTATCACTGTTTATGTTGAAATTCTATTCTTCAAGACTAGATGATTTCCCAAGCAGTTCTCTCACAGTTTCCATTTTCACCAGTACGCGCATTATTATTGCAATAGTGTTTCTTTTCTTCCAAtgtttacaattttactttgcacGTAAATTGCCCTTCAAGAGGGATAAAGTTTGGAGGCCTTGTTTTGTTCACAGCAATCATTTCTGGTTCTTCTGCCATTTGAAATGTTTCTATTATCCTTGTGGCAAATGTAAGAATTCCTTCCCCGGTTGCCCAGCTCAGATTGATATTCCAAATAGCATTGTTCACAACATGGAAAAAGTGACAGAAAGTTTCTTAAGACATTGTGAATTTTTATTAAAACGACTAACTGACTTTAAAAAGACAAGAAGGATTAACGTTGCTGAAAAAGTAATACTTGTCATATCGCTACTGATTCCTTTACTTAGTGCTTTAACTATTGCTGCGcttatcatcaatttttttgcGGACATACTTTTGTCATCTCCCATGGTCTGCCCATGCCAACCAAGAATGTGGCTTTTTAGGGAAATCTTTAAAGGTAAATTTCGTGGTCCGCGTTTGGATATTGTTTGGGATATCTTCGAGGCTCTGTTTAGGTTGGCtttctttacttttttattgtgtttctcTATGTATGATGCAGTTTATATTGTAAATGCATGCATAGGTTTTACAAAGTTAATGTCAACCAATTTTCCAAATCAGCTGCATAAACATGTGCTCGTGCTTTTCTTCGTGTACTACTATTGTTTCAGCAGCTACTTGTGCTTTAAGGCCTATTATTGTAAGCTGGTTCAGGAGCTCTACAAAAGCTACAAAAAGAAGTATGATGAAATCCAAGCTGCAAAAAAACCGATCGAGCAGCTGGTTAATTACAAACAAGGTTACTACACAGCGATTGAATACAAGTTGTTTCAATTTGCAATTCATCGCATAGAAATCGAAATGCCTAGAAATAGAGTAGGTGCCCTGCTCGCGAAACTAGGTGGCATGTCTTTTATGTTTGTAGTGATCTTCCAAGTCTCACCTACTCCTTATTCAGGTTATATCGTTTTTAGTGTACTTATTGCAATGTACAAGTTAAACAACTACATCAATAATTCAACATTTGATCTACTGGAACTGTACGCAGACCAAATTGTCGATGATTTCATCAATAAGAAAAATTGATTATCCATTATTTCATCATGAAATTATCGATGGACAGACCTGATTTTCGTCGTGACATGTCgggttttcattattattatgcaattaataataaaaatgaagtAGTTCTTGACAATGATTAAAAACTGCGAAAAAAAAACGAACGTCAACGGCGTCGAGAAAGTCATCGGTCACGCTTTGCGATTTTTCTAATTATCAATCTCTTTTGATGATATAATGTGTCCTAAGAAATATTATGGACGATTAACATCCTTGCAGTCGTTCTCAACAAATCGCGGAAAAGCTCTTCGTTGTATCACGCGCAGTCAACTGAAGAATTAAGGATTTGGTGACGAGATTCCTTTTGCCTACCCATTGCAAATAAACAAGTGAAGATTCCGGCTAATTTCACGGTGTTGTTCTGCAAGGAAATGCAGCACTTGCCAATTGTAGGACCTGTATGTGGCAATCTCGTTGCCGTTGAAGTTTTTTCAAGCCAATATATATGTTAATCATTGATTGCCACCTGGCTTTTAGCCTGTGACCCAATCATTATTTTAGTAACATTCATCTCATCATGAGAAATAAGTTAAGTCCAATGAATTCGTCACGCGAAATAGATGAGTCCTGTTATGATTTGTAATAaccttaattattttaatttaatactACATAAGGAAGTAATCGACATTCTAACTTAATTTTCTTGTCAATAGAGTGgtaaagtgtgacgtcacaaatgtttaaaattatgaaattatgGGATTAATCAAGATCTTCAGAAAGTACATGATAAAGAATGGCCATATACCAAAAATCAGCATCTTATTGCAGTTTGGGGATGAGATATTGGCCCTTTCAGGCTACAGTGACCCCATACAAATCCTTCTAATTTTATCTTTGCACTAGACGGTTTAGAACCAAGACAAAATTACAAGGATTTGTATGGAGTTACTGAAGCATGGAAGGGCCAATATCTTACCCCCATATTGCAAAAAGATTCTTCATCATGCTCTTTCAGAATATCATAGTAAATCCCATAATTTCATAAATATAGTTTGTGTGACGTTATCACTTTACCACTCTATACGCTTTTGTAGTACTGTAAAATGCCGTTATCAGTTCTGAAGCTGCTGTTGTTGTATTGAGTTAACACTAAGTGAAAAGATATTCATTTTGAATAAACAACCAATGATTTAGAATTGTTTTAAGGTCCTCAGTGCTAATGGAGAGTTACCACCTTTCAGTATTTGCCTCAATTGCTCATGACTACTCACTCTTGGCGTTTGTAGACATGCACCTCTCAAGGTTGCCAACTGTACGTCTATACCAATTCTTCGCTCCCTTCGTACATAGGAAAGATCTAGATTTGTGTCGGTTGCCTGGTACCCAAACGAGTTTGTATagcatcaagaaaacaagaacacattgttcaaatcacagagagatgtctcattgctcaaaaattttagtttcaaagAACAAGCTGAGAGAGACTGataatattggtgcaagagatctTGACGTGTTAATCGCCAACTTTCTACTCCAAGCTAAGAGCgtgaggtttttttttaatttgtgttaagaaaactatttcaatgaaaattcccgtcttatgtgtaataaacagctcacgccATAGAAATTGCTGTGTACTGTTGTTTCTGTAAAACATCACTCGCTCGTACGGGTTTTCCCTCAAACAACTCGTGGATACAACCGTCCCCGTACGTacatatataaattatataactaactgcagatagtactgtttcggccttctgggcctcatcagtgcactgctgatgctgagatgaaggtgaagctttaaaagccgcTATATATATACATAGTGAAGAGTGAACAGATAACGACAGCGAACCACTAACTGATCCCTTTcgaatgaaaaaacactttatgccgtaagtgggaatcgaacccgcgtCCCCTGGTTACATGTCAGGTGTGCTAACCACTGAACCATTACGACAACCCTGCTGGCAACAGAGCAATCAGTGCATTCAATGGTTGACCACGGGGTCCCCCGGCGGTTTTTAACTTTCAGGAACAGGACATACATCGGATCATCCGAGGATGATTCATAGGCTACCAGCTAATACAAATTATATTTCTGAATCAACAAGGCTGGAAATATATAATTTGTATTAGCTGGTAGCCTATGAATCATCCTCGGATGATCCAATGTATGTCCTGTTATATATTTCCAGCCTTGTTGATTCAGAAATATAATTTGTATTAGCTGGTAGCCTATGAATCATCCTCGGATGATCCGATGTATGTCCTGTTCCTGAATGTTAAAAACCGCCGGGGAACCCCGTGGTCAACCATTGACTGCACTGATTGCTCTGTTGCTAGCTGGGTTGTCGTAATGGTGCAGTGGTTAGCACACCTGACATGTAACCAGGGGacgcgggttcgattcccacttACGGcaaaaagtgttttttcattcgAAAGGGATCAGTTAGTGGTTCACTGTCATTATCTGTTCACTCTTTACTCAATACTTCTGTAACAAAGCGTCGTGTATCCTTCGGATCCTGCTAACTCGTGACTACATCGTTGGATTTCCAGCCTTGTTtattcagaaatatatatatatatatatatgggccGACTGGAGGACACTTTTGTCTACCAGACAGGTTGGTCAAACTACATTATTGATTGGATACGCTTCATTGATGCCATATTTCTGATTTGGACTGGAGACTACGATTCTCTCACCACATTCACAGGGTACCTTTAGTCCGGGAGCACATGTAGTAGGTGCCACCTACATAAATGTTTTAAGGGGACATCAgggaacatgaaaaatgttggtggcacttttgtaacttgcaccgcttggttttatgGGGCGTAGAAGCAATGGTATCATTTcccagcatgaaaacgaggctctgaAATATAAACAGCCCTACCTCTTTACGATCTTAACGAAATTCCACCAAACTTACAGGATTTATGTAACTAATTGAGCGAAATACAATAAGaccgattttacttcttaaaaagGTCACGTGACAGAGCTGGCGTGGGAACGAGGCTTCGACAAAAACCAGCTCTAACTCTGCATCATTTCAACGAATTTAGGTCAAATTTGCAGGGGTTATGTAATTATCCATATTATGACAATAACACTTTACACGAACCTCTCACTAGTCACGTGACACCtctagcatggaaacgaggcttcaattaaaaaacagcTCTACCACTGCACCATTCCAACGAAATTTGCAGAGGATATTAAGCTCATCCAAATAAATGTATAATTCATATAAATACATTAAACCACACTGTCAATGTCTTATATAGTCACTTGACAGCAcctgcatggaaacgaggttcTGCCGCAATATCAGGTTTGCTAAGTtgagaaatttaacccttaacatggaaacaagtctctgacagaaaaaaaacgtCAGAACGTGAGAGCCTTGTTGCTAGCATAACTGTGCCactgacaatttgatttgctgGCCCTAGTAGCTACTCTACGTTTGCAAGCAACAGTTTGCATAATTATCTAGTCACAAACATCTTGATTCTTCCAATATACTTCAGGaatagttgtcatcatcatcactttcgtATTTATCCTCTGGCTGATTGGCACAGGGAACATCGTTATCTGAACACACGCACAGGTCAGTGCAGTTTAGCCCCGCCTTTCTGCAGTTGCACCTGTTGGAGGAGCAATGACTTGTCTTACAGCCGCACCCTGGCTGACATCGAAAAGCTGGTGTGTTCCCAACACCCCAATTAAAACCGTTAGCGAGCTACGATGGTCACTGTTCCGCAAGAAGCAAGCACAATCTGAGAAATTACCTCCTACACAAGCGGCAATTCGCGAGGCCATTATGAGGGCAAACTGTCAAGCATTGATATGGAGTCTCAACAGTGTCCCTTCGCCAGATCTTCCTCCGCCTCAAGAGTACGGTTGGAAGTTAGAGGATGACCAGTGGGTACCCATAATGACGTCTTTACCTCCTGCGCCAGATGCCATAATTGAGCTGGTCGGGTGCGGCTGTAAGACAAGTCATTGC
This genomic stretch from Acropora muricata isolate sample 2 chromosome 5, ASM3666990v1, whole genome shotgun sequence harbors:
- the LOC136917552 gene encoding uncharacterized protein gives rise to the protein MKTASFYLFTVVMATCLICVEDQGIERTCKWTCDIKSKDITPGELSKLISRGRLIRLQLEYTAGMDEACENETLQAYENTSSTTVWLTMSNGSSGALDLLSRVVYEEMYFFRIIFFGYKYIHVSCTLQPLTRDYSSQSSIKDPQSVVDLVVQFANRGNTSEKFLIFMRRGENIHVTLDVSSGNSSGASARHRELIVSGQLGTKSWLVAYVLSIIVIVLYMNVMVLAFRPSEIVGKKSSLLSQPVPESDFAESHNQPRSQTLGKNNLSHMPTNEGEQVAKLPSENCDFTTPSDKTSQHSPKHGSSPASSTTGTVNANNDRSRCEGNNAPGKKPVHNDDVAVLVGTDGQSGDSFDREEKHLVEPHKSSGNVPKKIQDEVRMILVGTDPIGLGSWIGNCLFISSPEGRNESKSLDTLKDIARYFLWYFSPVLLISGFGDLSLFMLKFYSSRLDDFPSSSLTVSIFTSTRIIIAIVFLFFQCLQFYFARKLPFKRDKVWRPCFVHSNHFWFFCHLKCFYYPCGKCKNSFPGCPAQIDIPNSIVHNMEKVTESFLRHCEFLLKRLTDFKKTRRINVAEKVILVISLLIPLLSALTIAALIINFFADILLSSPMVCPCQPRMWLFREIFKGKFRGPRLDIVWDIFEALFRLAFFTFLLCFSMYDAVYIVNACIGFTKLMSTNFPNQLHKHVLVLFFVYYYCFSSYLCFKAYYCKLVQELYKSYKKKYDEIQAAKKPIEQLVNYKQGYYTAIEYKLFQFAIHRIEIEMPRNRVGALLAKLGGMSFMFVVIFQVSPTPYSGYIVFSVLIAMYKLNNYINNSTFDLLELYADQIVDDFINKKN